DNA sequence from the Oryza brachyantha chromosome 5, ObraRS2, whole genome shotgun sequence genome:
AAAAAATGAGAGTTGccaaaaatagttttaaaaattgaacAAATATGTGTTGAATTAGgaactttttaaaatgttttcttGTTTCCTCAATTTGGAacaagttttgaattttacaaaatatttttcaaatttgatacaAAGTTGTTTGAATTTAGATATTGTAAGGTGGCAGAAGGGCGAAACAATCTTTTTCAATGTTTCATATACAATGGAGAATGGTATATTAAATAACAATCATACtggtttttttacaaacaacCATAAAACTAGAGTATTATACTATGAAACCATAAAACTGTAGAGGATGATTGTTCAATATTTTCAGGGAataagtcaaacgatatatttgtaaataaaaataattgtgaataaaaaaattatgtatgtattcttaatgatccaaaatctaattttgcaaaataaagtacattaaaagattaaaatcaaccctaaatttaaggttaaaaatttaaatgttatctTATAAGCGtaaacagaagcaaaaggaTGGGGTCATAATATCTTACAGCAAATGTCACAAATCAAAGCGTCTTCAcagaaaaagttaaatttttaaccttaaatttagagttcatttggggtttttcaccgaagtttatttttcagccttggttttttattattaaaaatatatatataatttttattcatagaatatttttatttgtaaatatgttgtttggctttttttttaaacgctCGAACAATCACCGCCTAGCTTGTTGTGTAAACTCCTAAGATAATACCGTGTTTTAGGTCTTATTTGATCATAGGGCCTCAAAACACGACAAATATATGAATTAGATAGAAATTCAATGGAAAATGAagtgttaaaaaaaaggcatgaACATGCATGGAATGATTCCATCggtagaaagaaaaagaacacatgTGTTTGAGGAGAGCCAAAAACTCAAAAGAGAAGTCCCCCCGAGGGTTGATctcattttaaatttcaaaaaatgttTCGACTAATTGAGACATTGCACATAATTGCATAGGATTCAATTGTATCTAATACTTTAACCATTGAATAATGTAGATAATTTTCATGGCCGATTGGttggtaaaaagtaaaataaaaaaacatgaatgaAGCAACAAGATAACCTAAAACTAAAACGTGTATACatgtttattcattttttacagccaatatttaaaaatagacaaTGAAGTAAAACCCAAAATAAATTCTCCAACTCATAAGATAACAATAAACATACAATAAGTCATgtaaaatcatttttctagTAATAGAGGTCACTTGTTCTAGTTAATGTCCGAAGTACCGCTCCCTTTATCCCAGGGCATATCGATCTTAAAATATTGCAGAGAGAATAAGGATTAGGGTGTAAGATTAAAATCACATTTTGTTACATGCAGTTGATACGGTTGGGCTATATATGAAGTCTGTGAAGACAGTACTACGAGAACTTCTGTGCCGAAATTGATATTTTACATATTCTATCTAGCTATATTCGGACCAAACTTAAAACCGAGTAAAGTTACTATgcatgtgtattttttatgaaaggtggaatattatctaaatttttttatataaaaagataatattaattaatattaaattaaaaaatctaccACGTAAATATGAGAAGTAAATATGAGACTatgaacttctatattttttataaaaaatacattatttaacggttaaaaaaaataagctaaaaaaagataaataatctaaaagagCATGGTCAATGTACCTATATTTCCGTAGGAGGAGTAGGCGGTAGAACGATACAGTTTCAGGTAGCAGTATCACGACCTGTTTGTTTCCGTTCAACATTTTTAAAGTCCGTCACATCGAAATCGATATTTAGACGCTAGAAgtgttaaatataaacaattaataaaactcatcttaTACTCTGTACTAtttcgtgagatgaatctattgagcttaattagtctatgacgAGCGAATGTGATACTACataacatttgctaatcgtggattagttaggtttaaaaatttatctaacgAGACAGCCTTTAcctatacaattagttttattattagtttatatttaatacttctaattaacgtttAAACCTCCGATGTAACagaagacttaaaaaaatatctggaTCCAAACGACCACTCAGTCAGCGATGGAAGGTCAAATTCAGGCCCCGTTGagattgcaaatttttttttaaaacatcacatcggatatGTGGACACACTTTTAAGGTATTAAACgtagtataataataaaataaattacagattccggaactgcgagacgaatcttttgagcctaattaataaatcattagcacatgtgggttactgtagcacttataactaatcatgtactaattaggctcaagagattcgtctcacgatttttcatataactgtataattagttttaatatttacgtatatttaatgtcctatttagatgttaaaaaatttgatgtagtatttttggaaaaacagGGCCTCATGAGCTCCCAAAGTCGCGTCGCAGCGCTGGTGTAACAGCGAGTGAGTGCCGTGGacgccgccccctcctccccttctctgTGGCGCACATCAAATCCCCAATAAACCAACCAAACCACCACCAAAAAACAAATgtaacaacagcagcagcaagcgcccccggcgccggccgtcgacgcctccacctccacctccaccactcGGGCTCGGCCGCCATGGCGCCCATCACCACCACGGCCTCGGTCTCCTTCTCCCTCCACTCCcttcccccgcgccgccgcaggcaCCACcggccccgcctccgcgccgccgccgccgccgcctccacggccgccgcgccccctTCCCCGTCGTCTCCCGGGAGCCTTTCCATCCAGCTCTCCCCGcgcgcctccccgccggcctCGACCGCCCacgtggccgccgcccgggACCGCGCCGAGGACCTGCAGGCCGAGGCCCGCGCCATGacccgcgccgcggccgccaccgTCTTCAGCCCCGAGCTCCTCGCCTCCCGCTACGGCTCTCGCCCCGTCAAGGCAGAATCCCTCCCCCACGCCCGATGCTTTCTCAAGTGATACGGCAACAGTCTGGGCACCGCTCCGATTTTTGACCGTGGATTGCTGCTGCTTCACCAGGTGGCGCTTCGCGCGGCGGAGGTGCTGTCCAAGATCGGTGCGTTCGGGCTCAAGGTGTTCCTCGACGAGCAGAGGGGGCAGTCCGCGGCGGTGAGGCGCGCGAGGGCGGTGGAGCTGCGGACCATACTCACCAGGCTCGGCCCGACGTTCGTCAAGATTGGGCAGGGGCTGTCCACGCGCCCCGACCTCTGCCCGCCCGAGTACCTCGAGGAGCTCTCCGAGCTGCAGGTGGTGGCCGTTCTTGCTTGCCCTGCTCTTGTTCGAATATACTCATTCGATTCAAACTTAGTTGGGAACCCCATTCTATGCCAGCATTAGGCCAATGTGGCATGCTCTTGTTCAAGGCTGAAGTGTCACTGGAATTTCTAGTTTGTTTACTGGATAGTAATTTGCCCAAGAACTATTCACCTGTAGCTTCTTGTAGTGCTTGTTGTTTTGAAGGAGGTGGATGATGGCTTGCAAAACGGCTGCATCATTTCGATAGGAAGTAAATGACAGTAGCTTGAGCTTACCATCTGTGATATGTCTTGACAGCTAGGGGGAATTGCTTCTTTTTCTGGTGTAAATTACGTCTCAATTTGGTTTACATGTAACTGTCTTGCAGGATTCGCTTCCCACATTTCCAGATGAAGAGGCATTTGCATGTATCGAGAGGGAGCTTGGCTTTCCTCTTGATTCGATTTACTCATCAATGTCGCCTTCCCCAATTGCTGCTGCAAGTTTAGGCCAGGTTTACAAGGCACGGTTAAAATACTCTGGGAAGCTGGTAGCTGTGAAGGTGCAAAGGCCTGGTATTGAGGATATTATAGGGCTTGATTTTTATCTACTGAGGGGACTTGGCttcctaataaataaatatgtcgACTTTATATCCAGTGATGTTGTTGCTCTCATGGATGAATTTGCTCGAAGAGTTTACCAAGAGCTTAATTATGTCcaggtactttttttttgttcttgtgaAACTTTTTGCACATAATCTGGTGCCATATCTGCAGTGTGTAGATCAAGTCCTaatgttttgtttgatttgttcCATTTACACTGTACCTGTGAATAATAGGGTTTGGATGGTATGATTCATTGAAATTTTGGATGAAACCattcaaacattttaaattcaaacaagAAAGTTATCAGACCAATATTGTGAACCCTTCATGTGAATGCTTCACAGAACTTCTGATAAAATtggacttttttgttttttgaactGAATGGAAGGAGAGCTGTGATAtaagattaaaagaaaattacataAAGTATTTCACAGAGGTGGTACATAGTACCATAGCCCTGTAGAATTATTTCCTGTTGGTTCATCTACTTGTATTTGATGATTTAAGGGTACCGAAAACTTTGAATGCAGGAAGGCCAAAATGCAAGAAGGTTTAAGAAGTTATATGCTGACAAGCAAGATGTGTTGGTCCCTGATATATTTTGGGACTACACAAGTGCAAAGGTGCTGACAATGGAGTGGATTGAGGGTGTAAAGTTAAACCAGCAAGCAGCTATTGAAAAACAAGGTTTGAAGGTTCTGGATTTGGTGAACATTGGTATTCAGTGTAGTTTAAGGCAACTATTGGAGTACGGTTATTTTCATGCTGATCCTCATCCTGGTAATATATTGGCAACACCTGAAGGGAAGCTTGCCTTTCTTGATTTTGGTATGATGAGTGAGACCCCAGAGGATGCAAGAGTAGCCATCATAGGCCATGTTGTTCACATGGTCAATAGGGACTATGAAGCGATGGCTCGTGATTATTATGCACTCGATTTTTTGGAATCTGATGTAGATGTTTCCCCAATTGTCCCTGCTCTCAAAAATTTCTTTGATGATGCTCTGAACTCAACAGTAAGTGAGCTAAACTTCAAGACCATAGTTGATGGTTTAGGCGCTGTTCTCTACCAGTACCCATTCAATGGTACGTTTTCCTGCTGTTCAGATACTAGTTCAATTATGTTCTCATTCTGCTCATGTAATGATACAACTTGTCTCTTATTCTAATCTAGTACCGGCATACTACGCATTGATACTGCGATCGCTCACTGTACTGGAAGGTTTAGCACTTTATGCTGACCCCAATTTTAAGGTGCTCGCTGCCTCATACCCTTACTTTGCCAAAAGGCTACTCACTGATCCCAATCCATATCTCAGAGATGCTTTAATTGAGCTGCTATTCAAGGATGGAAAATTCAGGCAAGTTTATGTGCCCACATGAATTAGTTAATGGAGAGCTGTGACTACTCTTGCCAGTAATTGCATcttgtatataattattactGCTATTTAACCCTAATTTGCTTATCCACAGATGGAATAGGCTTGAAAATCTTCTTGTTCAAGGGAGCCAAGATAGAGAGTTTGCAGCGAAAGATGCTTTACAGCCAGTTCTAAAGCTGCTGCTTGGTCCTGATGGGGAGGAGTTGCGAGTGCTAGTTGTGAAGGAAGCTGTTCGTGTCACAGAAGCCATCACTTTTGGCACCCTGCTTGATTCATATAATGCAGCTCCGGAATTTCTTAAGCCATTAATATCCAGCGGCAATCCAGCCGGACCCTTCAAGATAAGCGACGCTGAGAGGGAACAAATGATCGAGCTCCGAGACAGGGTTTTCAGAATATGGGGCCTTTTGAGATCCTCAGACGGCTTTGATCCAACCATTCTGCAGCCAATTGTGCAGGTATACCTCGGCCTCATTTCTCAGTTCTTGATTCAACCTCTATCGAGAACCATTTAGCTGATACTGTGGACCAACTTTGATGCTCATTCATTCAGGTGCTACAAGAGCCGGAGGCCCGTGTTCTTGGTTCCCGTGTTGCTGGAGGTGTGACGCAGCGCCTTGCGGCCCGCCTGTTGCAGCAGCTGCTGAGAACTCCACCTGCTCCTGGATCTCCTTAGTAGATAAGGTAGCTCCCTCCCACTAAGACATGTAAATTCACACGGTACTTTCCACAGGAAAGAAAAGGGAACTGTAATATTCAGAAATCAAATCAAAGTATATAAGTTGATTTCTTCATTCATGGCGGATAGAAGATCCAGCAGATGTCTGTAAATTGTTCTGTGCAAGCCTGAAAAATTTTGGGTCTACAAAATCGTGAACTCTTTTCCACCTGAAGCTGGTATGAATATATAACCGGATGGCTTAGGACTACGGTACGCGTGTTTCTCGTCTTCTGCATCCTGCATGGCATTCACGTCCTTCTGCAGTCCCTGGGGTTCAAAATATTGGGTTTCCCTTCATGGTGCAGTTGATTGGATTATAAATTCTCGGTTCCATTGCTGTTCAGTCATGAAAAGAGCTGCAGCTTACTCCTTGGTCCAAAAAATTGATTCGTCCGTAGCCAAGAATTAGTTTTTAGAGACGGAGGGGACATGAAGCATTGCTCTCTTGAGGCACCATTTGTTGCcaaggggaagagagagagggacaaAACTCCCCCCGTTTTCCCTGAACACGATCCTGAAAAACTACAAAAGTCCTTAAATAATAGGGAACCGCTACCCCACGGGATTCTGTTTTTGGAAGAGAACGATTCCGATGAACACGATACCTCGTCGGTATCAGATTTGATATTGGAAATGAGGTAATTCCGACAAGGTATCAAAGACGATGCATCGCTAGTATCAGATCTAATACTAAAAGCAAGATGATTTCGACAAGGTATCAAACATGATATTTAATTGGTACCAGATCTGATAATGACATATAGTGATTTCGACGAGGTAACAAATATGATACCTCTCGCTATCAAATCTGATACTGCACCAGTATTAGGTGATACCAGTACGGTAACATTTAATACTCGGTTAGTATCACTAAAAAGTTGTTgaatcctcgtcgtcgtcgccgtcacggtCGCGAGCTCCTGTTTGATTTGATTCTTTTCATCTATGTATTTTGGTTTCTTGTAAGTTGTGAGCCTGTGATCTATAGAGAAACATCAGTTTGTAGGTTGGTTGTAAAGGTGGCGGTGATCACCGGCGTGACTAGCAGCATTGGCAAGgcgacaaattttttttatttttttaaacattttgataaataattttattactaaacctcggaggaaaatattttcgcTGTATGatccttttggccacgccaccaacattggcATGGCAGGCTTTTGCCACACCACTGTCGGTGGCATGAtagcattgtcttgccacgccactgaTACTGGTGTGGCAATACCAACCAGGCTACGTGACAACATTATCTTGTCACGCCACCGATATTGGCGTGGCCAATAGGTTcgtatggtgaaaatatttttttccaaggtttagtaataagataaaattatttattaaaaggttttaaaaataaaaaattccaagTTGACAGCGGTGGAGTTCGTCAGGAACGGCACCAAGGTCATCGTCGCCGACGTCCAAGATGACCTCGGTCGTGCCATCACATCGGAGCTTGGCATGCATACGTGCGCTGCAATGTCACGGATGAGGCGTAGGTCGCTACGGCCGTCAACTTCGCGGTGGTGCGGCACGACCACCTCGATGTCGTCATCAACAATGCCGACATCGTGGGCTCCCTAGCGCAGCACCcgctcgatctcgccgacgcTGTCATGGCGATCAACATGCACAACATCCTCACCAGGGTCAAGCACACCGCACGCACCGCCGTCACCTTCGCTGCCGTGGTCGTATCCCGTCGTCGACAGGAGACCGTTGTATAGTATTcctgtaaaaaataatattgatctatttttaagttggtattacttatatttaaaatataagtatttatatattgtctaGCACAGATTAACGAgatgacaaaatattatttttcaatcacTTCTgtggttaaatttttaattgattattcTTTCTTTATAAGCATCTAATCGACTTTGGAACTGTTGGAACGATCTAAACTATGCTGAAATATCTAGGGGTTGTTTTGTTTACATACTCAATTTGTTGTcacaatattttagctaataTGATAATGTCTCTAAGGTTTGTCTTGCAAAAAATAGAGCCACATGTCAAAAATTTGTCATACTTTATCGTCCATTGACATATGGATGAAAAAATAGAATCTTGTTACAAGTCTTAcataaaccaaacacacaACTAACTTGATCAAATTTTGCTAACTTAAGTTATACCAAACTTAGGCATGCTAGCTAACCACACAATCCCTTATATTGCATTACGAAATTTGAATCGTACAAATGCTTATCGTTTAAAACAAAATgtcataaattgtttttagtttATCATGGTAGCTCGTTTTGTAtgatctttctttcttccctTTCCTCAAACATACCTTTAGTGCTTATTTGGCTgaagggatttttttttttgcaattacacAACACCATACATGCACACACACCACTGCACACGCAACTGCGGAAACTAGTGACACGCAACTGCAGAAACTAGTGACATTCTTGACCTCACTAAATTTCTATTGAAATCCCATATGTATATGGGTAATATTGGTGGCCTCGAGGACATGCAACCACAACTCCACACCACACTCACTAGGTGTGCTTTCTTtgtttggaggaaatttaacatatATGAATAGGAGAATATAGGAGGAATGTATGCATAGTTAGATTTATTAGATAAACGTTCCTATAATTTCTCCATACAACTtctaataaagaaaattttatttggttttcatatattttattcctataaacCAAATAATACTCATAAGaattattcttttaaaatcaaatcatcTGTTATTCCTCTAAACGAACGAGCCCTCTACAGGTAGTTCAGATTAGCTaacactattttttaaaacgaaCATAATTTCGGTCTCTGATCTTGGggtaaaaaggaagaagaggaatcAAGTGTAAGGAACAAAGGAAGAAGAGGACAGCCCGTTCCAATTTCCAACTTCCAAGCTCATTCCTGACGCAAGCTTCTTAGCAGCAGGACCCGGTATCTGAACTCTCTGAAGATTCAGAGTAAAAACAACACTAGCGAAAGCCCATTGTTTGTGAACACCTCGCTCcacctttttttgtttgcattcatatttataaattgaaattgaaattttaaaacttaagttTGAGggttgattttagaattttttttaccataatttattttacaacatttaTATCTagatcgtaaaaaaaattaataagtcATTCTCTTACGCTCGTAGAAAGAGAACGATTCAACTGCAACGAGCCACCGGTTTTGTCTCGACCCTGCCCAGTTTCCGTCTTTCCGGCGGCGTCCCCAACACTCCAATTCCAGtaggcggctgctgctgccgcccgGGCGCTGATCTCACACAGTTCAGTTCAGTGAACCCACCACGCTCACGCATGGCCGCATGCAGCGTCTGCCCTCTTCCACAGCGCGGCCACGTTATCTGAACCTGAGGGaggggggtgtttagattgtgAAAATTTTGGACCCGCTAAACATTTGATCGAATGTcagaaggagtttttggacacgaatgaaaaaacgaatttcacggctagtctggaaaccgcgagacgaatcttttgagctta
Encoded proteins:
- the LOC102722497 gene encoding protein ACTIVITY OF BC1 COMPLEX KINASE 3, chloroplastic, producing MAPITTTASVSFSLHSLPPRRRRHHRPRLRAAAAAASTAAAPPSPSSPGSLSIQLSPRASPPASTAHVAAARDRAEDLQAEARAMTRAAAATVFSPELLASRYGSRPVKVALRAAEVLSKIGAFGLKVFLDEQRGQSAAVRRARAVELRTILTRLGPTFVKIGQGLSTRPDLCPPEYLEELSELQDSLPTFPDEEAFACIERELGFPLDSIYSSMSPSPIAAASLGQVYKARLKYSGKLVAVKVQRPGIEDIIGLDFYLLRGLGFLINKYVDFISSDVVALMDEFARRVYQELNYVQEGQNARRFKKLYADKQDVLVPDIFWDYTSAKVLTMEWIEGVKLNQQAAIEKQGLKVLDLVNIGIQCSLRQLLEYGYFHADPHPGNILATPEGKLAFLDFGMMSETPEDARVAIIGHVVHMVNRDYEAMARDYYALDFLESDVDVSPIVPALKNFFDDALNSTVSELNFKTIVDGLGAVLYQYPFNVPAYYALILRSLTVLEGLALYADPNFKVLAASYPYFAKRLLTDPNPYLRDALIELLFKDGKFRWNRLENLLVQGSQDREFAAKDALQPVLKLLLGPDGEELRVLVVKEAVRVTEAITFGTLLDSYNAAPEFLKPLISSGNPAGPFKISDAEREQMIELRDRVFRIWGLLRSSDGFDPTILQPIVQVLQEPEARVLGSRVAGGVTQRLAARLLQQLLRTPPAPGSP